The window CCCGTCCGTGGACCGGCCCAGCGGCTGCTGCGCGGTTCTAAGCCGGATCGAGAGCGTTCCGGCTTCTCCTCGTGAGACACCAACCCGTTCAAGAAGCGCCGTCTCGGTCAGATAGGACAAGCGCTCGTCGCCGGACACGCTCACAGTGACATTGTCGAGCACTTCCGCAGCCCGGCCACCGTAAAGTGGCTGGAAGCCGCAAGCGGACAATAACAGGCAGAAGCCAGCGATTAGAGCTGAAACCGGAAGTTTACGCATCGCCTGTCCGTCCTTGCGCACCCCCGCTGGCGGGGTCAGGAGCCGGGAAGTTGGGAAATCCGCATCTGGCGCGCCCGGGTCAGGATCGCATTCTCCACCTGGATGCGCGTGCCCTGGTCAACGACAACGTCCGTCCAGTCGCCTGTGGACGGGTTGCGGGCCTGACGGAAGAGCTGGACGCTCAGCGCGTCGGCGCGAAGGCGGCTGTCGAGCACGTAAACGGTCGCCTTGAAACGCTCTTCGGGCGCTTCCGGGTTGGCGTACCAGTCGGTGATGATGACACCGCCAAACGGGTCGATCTGCTCAAGCGGCATGAAAGACAGCGTGTCCAGGGAGGCGCGCCACAGAAAGGCGTTCACGCCAATGCCTGCGTCCGGCGCGGTAGCGCGCGGACCGCTGCCGAGCAAACCGCCGAAAAATCCGCGATTTTCGCGTTCAGTGCTCGACCGAGATGCGCAGCCGGCCACCATGCTGGCTACGGCGACAACACTCAGAACCGTTACAAGCGGCCGTGAGAGCATGGGGCAAACCTCCAGGGAAATAGACAATGCTTGTTCGGGCGCATCCCGTCAGCCGCCACAAAAGACCAGAGCGGAGACAAGCGCAACCCGTCTCCTGCTTCTATAGCATGCGTTCACTGCGTGGCCAGAGCGATCATCCAGCCCGCCATGCGTTCCGTGTGCCGGGCAATACCGTTGCACTCTTGTGACAGTTCGCCGGGCAAGCCCGCTTCACACAGCCCGCGCAGCTTGACCGCCGCGCCAACCCTCCCGCATCTTGCCACAGCGCGTCCGGGGGAAAGCGGGGGCGCCACGGCGAGGCCGCGAGAGAAGAGCCATGATACCAGCGCTTGGCGCTCATGTTCGGGCCTTCACATTTCTCGCGGCCGCGCCTTTTTCAGCCCTCGGACTGTTCGCCTCACCGGCGCTCGCACAGGAGCGCACGCCTTGGTTTGACAGCGATATAGAGTTGAGTGCGGACATCGCGCTCGCTCCGGGCGCCAGTGATGCCGCGCGCTCAGGACCCTTTGGCGAAATCCGCCTCGATTACACCGCCGAGCGTATTCAGGAGAATATGAACCGGATCGGATTTGCCGCCGGTCTGGTCGTGCGCCGCGATTCCGGGCGGGCGGGGCTGGCGCAGGCCGTCGGGGATTGCCCCCCCGGCCTGGCCGACTGTTTCGATGCGGGCGGGCTGGCGCCTGCCGGCGCGTTCACCGGCTTTGCGGCCGCTGCCGGCGTAGAGGGTGATAACCCGGCGATCGCATTGGAAACCGCATTCATGTACTGGCGTGGCGGACTGGTGGAAGTTCGCGCCGGTTACGGCCCCGGTGCTGCCGCCCTCGAAAGCGAGGCTCTGCCGGGCGCTTTCTGGCTCATGCGCGCGGATGCAGGCCGGGTTGATCCCTCGGGCCGCAATCTGGCCTCCACCGCGAACACGTTGTCGGGCCATGCACCCAAGCTGCTGGTGCGAAGTGTGCGGCTGGCGGGCTTTCGGGCTGCGGCCTCCTTTACTCCCGACGGTGATGTGTGCGGCGCAAGCTTTTGCCGCCCGGAAAGCCAGCCGGGCGTTCTGGCAGCGGCGAGTGTCCGCGATATTGCCGAGCTTGGCCTGTCTTTCGATCACCGCTTTGCCGCAACGGGTGTGCGCTGGACGGCCGGTATCGGTCTGTCGCAAGGGCGCTCAGCCGGGCCTGACAGCGCGTTTTTCGATGATCCGTGGGCCGTGTCGGCCCGCCTGATACGTACGGAAGGGCCGTGGAGCGCAGGCGTGAGCACCCTTGTGAGCAATGATGGCGTGTCCGGCGCGCGCTACAGCGCGCACGCCGCAAGCCTTGCCTATGAACGCGGTGACTGGCTGTTCAGTCTGGAAATGGCGCAGGCGCGCTCTGGCCTCGTTCACGCCTACAGTCAGACCCTGCTCGCTGGCGCCTCGCGCTATTACGATTCCGGTCTGGTCCTCGGCCTGGGCATTGCCCATACCCGGTCCGGGCAGGCGGAAACGTCCGGCGCGGCGCGAATAACCCGTGTGCGTGAGGGTGCGCGCCTCTTTGTCGAAGCAGGGTTGCGCTTTTGACACGCTTTGCGCGAATTCGCATTTGATTCCGGGCAACCCTGTTGGGTTTGACGCGTTGCTGGCTTATATCGGAATCTAGAGTACTGGAGAAAGTCATGCGCTTGCGCCTGTCAGCCCTGTCGGCCTTGCCGGTCGTGATGGCCCTTGCCATCGCGCCGTCGGCGTTCGCACAGGATTCAGGCGCCCGCGACGGGTTTAATCTGCGCGGCACGGCCTTCTCCGATCTCACCTCGCTTGAGCGCCTGCAGGACCTTGCTGAACAGGCCGAGGCAGAGCAGGCGCGCGCCGCCCATCAGGAAGAGGCCCGCCGCGAGGCTGCCCTTCTGTCGGTGCCGGACCGTCCCACCGGGTCTGCCACGGCCTGGCAGCAACGCTTCACCATGGCGCCGGCGGGTACGATGGCGTCGGTCTGGGGTGAACAGGCTGAACAATTCCGCTTTTCTGCCGGTGAGCGCTGGGGCATCTCTCTGGGCATTTCCCAGCGCATGCGCGGTCAGGCCTTTGAGCTGCAGGATGTGAGCGCAGGCGCGTTCTACTCCCTGACAGACCGGGTACGCATTGGCGGTGAATTCCGCTTCACTTCGCCTGAAGAAGACGTGTTTGGCGAAGAGGCTGACCGCCGCACGCCGCAGCTGCGCTTTGAATCGGCTTTCCGCTTCTAGTTTTAGCCAATGCTTTCAACGGCCCGGCACAGCGCTTCGACGCTGCCGACCAGCTTTTCCAGATCGGCAGGCGTGGACAGGCGGTGATCACCGCTTTTGCTGACATGCACCGAGACGTCGCCTGATGTCAGCTTTCCGGCAAGCGCCATGGCGTGCTGCCAGGGCACGTCAATATCGGCCATGCCCTGCAATATGCGTACAGGGCCCTCAAAGCCGATCTGCCCGTCCATCAGCAGCCATTGGCGCGCCTCTTCGATCAGGCCGCGCGTGATGATGAGTGGATCGCCATACTCCGATGGCTGCGCCCATTCGCCCTGGGTCAGGATCGCGGTGCGGACCGCCTCAGGAAATCCATCCCACATCAGCTTTTCGGTAAAGTCCGGTGCCGGCGCGATCAGCACCAGTCCCGCCACCCGCTCCGGCCGGGCCAGTGCCGCCAGCAGGGCGGTCCACGCGCCCATGGAGGAGCCGACCAGTATCTGCGGCCCTTCGGTCAACGCATCTATCACCTGAAGCGCGTCCTCGCGCCACAGCCCGACGCGCGCCGCGCGCCAGTCACCCTCTGACTGGCCATGGGCAAAATAGTCGAAGCGTACGAAGGCGCGCCCTTCGCGCTGCGCCCAGGCGTCCAGGGCAAGGGCCTTCGTCCCTTCCATGTCAGAGCGCAGCCCGCCCAGCCAGACAATGCCCGGCCCCTTGCCTTTGCGGCGTGCATAGGCGAGCCGGGATCCGTCAGCGCGGTGAAGAAATTCTGGCATCAGGGAGCCTTTGCGTGTGAGCTGGCGTTTGCGCCTTACCGCCCCCATCTTTATGAGCCACGCTGTATGGTTCAACCGCCCTGCCGCACATTCACCGGGAAAACGCCCTGCCCATGAAAATTCTCCAGCTGATACCGGAACTGGATGCTGGCGGCGCCGAGCGCACCACGATCGACGTGGCGCAGGCGATTGCCGCCTCTGGCGGTGAAGCGCTGGTGGCGAGCCTTGGGGGGCGGCTGGAGGACGAGCTGGCGGCAGCAGGCGGAGAGCTGATCCGCCTCGACATGAAGAGCAAGAACCCGCTGACCATCGTGGCCAATTCGCGCCGCCTGGCCGATCTGGTCCGCGAGCGCAGGGTGGACATCATCCATGCGCGTTCGCGTGTGCCCGCCTGGAGCGGTCTGGAAGCAGCCCGCCGGACCGGCATCGCGTTTGTGACCACCTATCACGGCACCTATAATGCCCGTTCGGGCCTGAAACGATTTTATAATTCGGTGATGGCGCGCGGTGATGCCGTGATCGCCAATTCGCACTTCATTGCAGACCATGTGCGCGCAGAGCACGGCGCGGTGCTGGCCCGCAAACGAAAAGACCTGTCACATCTTCACGTCATTCCACGCGGGGTGGATTTTTCAAGGCTCGACCCGGCCCGGACAGATCCGCTGCAGGTCGAGGGTCTGCGCGCCGCCTGGCTGGAGGGGCGCCAGGCGCCGGTCATTCTCCTGCCCGGACGCCTGACTGGGTGGAAAGGCCAGATGCTGGCCGTGGATGCAGCCGCCCTGCTCGCCAGCCACCTGCCCGGTCCGCCGCCTGTACTGGTGTGTGC is drawn from Glycocaulis alkaliphilus and contains these coding sequences:
- a CDS encoding DUF3576 domain-containing protein, giving the protein MLSRPLVTVLSVVAVASMVAGCASRSSTERENRGFFGGLLGSGPRATAPDAGIGVNAFLWRASLDTLSFMPLEQIDPFGGVIITDWYANPEAPEERFKATVYVLDSRLRADALSVQLFRQARNPSTGDWTDVVVDQGTRIQVENAILTRARQMRISQLPGS
- a CDS encoding NtrZ family periplasmic regulatory protein, whose amino-acid sequence is MRLRLSALSALPVVMALAIAPSAFAQDSGARDGFNLRGTAFSDLTSLERLQDLAEQAEAEQARAAHQEEARREAALLSVPDRPTGSATAWQQRFTMAPAGTMASVWGEQAEQFRFSAGERWGISLGISQRMRGQAFELQDVSAGAFYSLTDRVRIGGEFRFTSPEEDVFGEEADRRTPQLRFESAFRF
- a CDS encoding alpha/beta fold hydrolase; translated protein: MPEFLHRADGSRLAYARRKGKGPGIVWLGGLRSDMEGTKALALDAWAQREGRAFVRFDYFAHGQSEGDWRAARVGLWREDALQVIDALTEGPQILVGSSMGAWTALLAALARPERVAGLVLIAPAPDFTEKLMWDGFPEAVRTAILTQGEWAQPSEYGDPLIITRGLIEEARQWLLMDGQIGFEGPVRILQGMADIDVPWQHAMALAGKLTSGDVSVHVSKSGDHRLSTPADLEKLVGSVEALCRAVESIG
- a CDS encoding glycosyltransferase family 4 protein; the encoded protein is MKILQLIPELDAGGAERTTIDVAQAIAASGGEALVASLGGRLEDELAAAGGELIRLDMKSKNPLTIVANSRRLADLVRERRVDIIHARSRVPAWSGLEAARRTGIAFVTTYHGTYNARSGLKRFYNSVMARGDAVIANSHFIADHVRAEHGAVLARKRKDLSHLHVIPRGVDFSRLDPARTDPLQVEGLRAAWLEGRQAPVILLPGRLTGWKGQMLAVDAAALLASHLPGPPPVLVCAGDAQGRGNYVEQLRAHAAQSGVALVLPGHLFDMATAYMAADIIITPSTDPEAFGRTLAEAMAMERPVIAAAHGGALEILSDSATGWLFAPGSAADLAARMKMVLELDTAEKKMRGHLARQRVIAHYSREALQGSTLRVYRELLDYRP